The Mailhella massiliensis genome segment GCAGGCAGCCGCCCATGGGGTTCACCCCGTAGGTCTTGTAGAGCTGCATCATTTCGCGGCTCAGGGCTTCCTTGTCGTTCTTGTACTTTTCCTGCAGCTGCTTCATGCGGGGCTGGAGCTTCTTCATCTGTTCCATGGACTTGAAGCTCTTGCGGGACAGCGGCCAGAAGACGATCTTGATGAGGATGGTCAGCAGGATGATGGCGAGACCCCAGTTGCCGAGGAAGCCTTCAAACCAGGTGAGGAGCTTGAGCAGCGGCACGGCGAGGAAGCTGAAGATGCCCATGTCCACGGAGGACTTCAGGTCGTTGGGGGCGGCGTCGAGCAGATCGCGGCTCTTGGGGCCGAGCCACCATGCGGTGGAAAGTTCGGCAGGCTGACCGGCGGTCAGGGAAATGTCCTGAAGTTCCACGGCCGCGCGCCACACGCCGCCGTCGGTGATGCGGCCCTTGAACACGCAGTTCTGGCCCTGTTCCGGCAGCACGGCGGAGAGGAAGTAGTTGCTCATGAGACCGGCCCAGGCAATGTCGCCGGAGCTCATCACGCCTTCCTTGGTGAGGTCTTCCACGTCCACGTCGCGTTCCAGGGAACCCTTCAGGTTCCAAGCCATGCTCATGGCGTCGTAGTTGCTCTGGCTGCTGAAGTTGGTCGCGCCGAGGCTGTAGGACACGCGGGCGGCCGGGCTGTCGGAAGCGGCGGTCAGGGTGACCTTTTCATCCATGAGATAGGTATCGGCATGGAAGGTGATGACGCGGTTGATGCGTATCCCGTTCATTTCGCCGGTGAAGGTGAGGGTGGCGTCGCCGGATTCGAGGTTGATGTCGGAACCGTCGAAGCTCCACTGACCCATGTTCCAGGAAGGCTGGCCGTTCACCAGAAGGCCCATGGGGGCCACCGTGGCGGCGGCGGGGGAAACCATGTTGAACAGGGGGGATTCGGGCAGGATGGAGGCCTTGTAGTTCTTCAGCTTGAAGGACTGCAGGATGCCGCCGCCGGAATGGAACACGGCTTCGTACAGGGGCGTGTTCACGCGCACTTCGCGGCCTTCGGAGGGCACGAACTTGGCTACGGGAATCACGGGAGCGGCGGGAACGGGAGACACGGCTTCGGGCTGAGCCTGCTGCTCGGCGGCCGTAGGCTGGGGCTGCTCGGGGAGCCAGCCCATGTATTCGGAAAAGGCCTGCCAGCCGAAGAGCAGGACAATGCAGATGACGACGGAAAGGATGAGGCGACGGTTATCCATGACGTTCCTGAGAGTCTGCGCCGGGCGCAGAGGGATGATCGTTGGAGAGGGGGGGCACAGGGTCGAAACCGCCCGGATTTCCGGGGTGGCAGCGCAGGATGCGCCGGATGGCCAGCCAGAGTCCCTTGAGCGGACCATGCCGTTCAATGGCTTCTATGGCGTAGGTGGAACAGGAAGGGTAGAAGCGGCAGCAGGGAGGGTAAAGCGGCGAGATGCAGCGCTTGTAGAACCGTATGGGCAGGATGAGAAGCCGCTGGGCGAGATTCATGCCGCGTCTCCTGAAGGGACGGTTGCGGCGCCTTCCGTCCCGGAGGCTTCGGAAAGCTCGGCAAGAAGGGGCAGAAGTTCGGTTTCCGCGAGGCTGAGGTCGAACTTGTCGGCGCGCAGATGTTTTTTCGGCGTGACGACGATGTCCATGGGGGGCATCTCATGCTGATGCAGGCGGAAGAAGGAGCGCAGGACGCGCTTGATGCGGTTCCTGGCAACGGCGTTGCCGCATTTTTTGGTGACAGCAAGCCCAAGACGCCCGGTTCCGGCCATGCCGGAACTCAGGGCGAACACGACGAAGTATTTCGTGAAGCGGCGTTCTCCCCCGTTGTAGCAGGCGGTATATTCCGCCCTGCGGGTGATGCGCCGTTCTCTGGGCCAGGTCAGGGACATGGATTCGATCCATGCTGCGCTTGGACGGAATTTAAACGCAAAATGTGGGCGTGGCGGAACGCCGCGCCCGAAACATTTGCATTGTCCGCCCGGATGCCTCGGAGGAGGCGGACCGGGAAGCGCACCTGTGGGGTTAGGCGGACAGGCTCTTGCGGCCCTTGGCGCGGCGGCGGCTGATGATGGCGCGGCCGTTGGGGGTGCTCATGCGGGCGCGGAAGCCGTGGGTACGCTTTCTGCTGATTTTGCTGGGCTGATACGTTCTTTTCATGACGCGCGGTCTCCTTACTGAGATTGGAACATGCAGGTATAGCGCGCCTTGCCTTCCCCGTCAAGTCGGAAGGGAGGGCGGCGCGTCGGAAAGTTCCCCGGTCGGGGCGATGCCTATGTGTAAGCCGTGAGAAGGCTGCAGGCAAGCATTAAAATGCGTTTTCGGCCGGAATATTTTATCGAATCCCGTCCCGGGGTTCTTTTCCTTTGCGTGACAAAGCGGACGTTTCTGCATAGACTGCGCCATCTTGTTCAGCCGCATACGCGGCGAAGGAGCAAAGTCATGCAGGGCGTTCCCGTGCTTCGCGTCGCGGCAATACACGATCTTTCGGGCTTCGGCCGGGCTTCTCTCACCGTGGCCATTCCCATTCTCGCCACCATGGGCATTCAGGTCTGCCCGCTGCCCACGGCCGTACTGTCCTCCCAGACGTCGGGCGTGGACGACTTCACCTTCCTCGATCTCACGTCGCAGATGGCCCCCATCATGGACCACTGGGCGCGCATGGGACTCAGGTTCGACGCAGTGTATTCCGGCTTTCTCGGCAGCCCCGATCAGTCGTGGCTTGCAGGCCGCTGCATACGGGAGTTCCGTGCTCCGGGAGGCATAGCCGTGGTCGACCCCGTGCTCGGCGACAACGGCAGGCTCGATCCCACGCAGACGCCGGAAATGGTGGAGGCCATGCGCCGCCTCGTCAAACAGGCGGACATCATCACTCCCAATCTTACGGAAGCGGCCTTTCTGCTGGAAGAAAAGTTCCGGCCGGACATCAGCGCGCACGGCCTGCGCGATCAGATGCTTGCCCTTGCAGCCATGGGGCCTTCGGCAGTGGTCATCACGAGCGCCCCTTCCTCCCGTCCCGGCCATACGGCCACCGTGGCCTACGACGGCCGCCGCTTCTGGCAGGTGGAGGTGCCGCACCTGAACGCCTTCTACCCCGGTACGGGCGACGCCTTCGCCAGCGTGCTCACCGGAAGTCTCCTGCAGGGCGACTGCCTGCCCGTGGCCGTGGATCGCGCCGTGCATTTCGTGTATCTCGGCATACAGGCCACCTACGGCTACGATACGCCGCATCGCGACGGCGTGCTTCTGGAACGCACGCTGCCTTCCCTGCGTATGCCCTTCACGGGCGGAAGCTATACGGAATTCTGATGTTCCGCCCTTTTCTCCCGCGCAAGGACGGGCCGCTCCTCGCCCTTGCCCCGGCAGGGCGAGAAGCGCCGCATCAGTCCTTTGAGCCGTCTTTTTCCGGCGGGAAGGACGCATCCCGGAAGAATTTCCCGGGAAAGGCGGTACAACCACTATTTTTAGGGTTGATTTAAATCGCCATACCTGCGTAATCTAACTGACATAAAGGTATGTCAGGCTGCATGTTCATCGCCCGTAGAAGTACAGATTGCCGGAAATCATGATTCCGGCAAAGAGGGATCATGATCGTCATCGCTTATCTTGTGTACATTTTTCTGCCCATTGCCCTGCTGCTGGTAGGCTCCTTCGGCGAAACCTGGACGAACACGTTTCTGCCTTCCGGTTTTACCCTGCGCTGGTATCTGGATGTCTGGAACGACCCGAGTTTCCGAAGGGCCTTCGTCGTCAGCCTAGAAGTTGCCGTATCCACCTGCGTCATCGTCACGGCGCTGGCCGTGCCCCTGGCCTATGCCATGACCCGCAGCATGGGCAGACTTGCCGGACTCACGGGGCGTTTTCTGGCCATCATGCCCATTGCCGCTCCCCCCGCCGTGCTCGCCTTCGGTTACATCCTCATATTCTCCACGGATGCGATGCCGTATCTCGGCGCCACCTGGCTCATCATCGCGGCCCACGTCGTATCCACGCTGCCCTACATGTTCCAGACGCTGGTGGCGGACATACGGCATCTGCACCTCGACAGGCTCGAGCTTGCGGCGGAATCCCTGGGCGCATCCTTCGGGCAGAGGTTCTTCCACATCGTTCTTCCTTCCCTTCAGCACAGCATATTTTCCGGCCTGGTGGTGGTTTCCGCCATTTCCATCGGGGAATTTCAGATCACCAACCTCATCGCCGGATTCCTGAACCGTACCTACCCCGTGGTGCTGCTGCAGTCGTTCTACGGAGCGACGGGCTTCGCCTGCTCCACCACCATGGTCCTGCTGCTTCTGGCCTGCGCCAGTGCGGCCGGAAGCGCACTTACGGCCCGTTCGGCCTCCAGATCCAAGAAACACTAAGAGCACGCAGAGAAGCTTATGAGCATTGTGATTGAAAATTGTTCCTTTGTGTATCCCTCGTCGGGCATCGGCGTTCATGACGTGAACATTTCCGCCGAGGACGGGGAACTTGTGGCCGTCATCGGCTCCAGCGGCTCCGGCAAGACCACCATGCTCAAGCTGGTGGCGGGCTTCGAGCAGGCCGACAGCGGCAGAATACTCATCAACGGGCGGGACGTCTGCGGGGTTCCGGCAAGGCTGAGAAACGTGGGCATGGTGTTCCAGTCCTACGCGCTTTTCCCGCTCATGACGTGCGCGGAGAACGTGGCCTATCCTCTGAAGATACGCAAGGTTCCGCCTGCGGAGCGCAGACGCAAGGCTCTGGACATGCTCGAACGCGTGGGGCTTGCGGCCTTTGCCGACAGACTTCCGGGTTCCATGTCCGGCGGTCAGCAGCAGCGCGTGGCTCTGGCCCGCGCGCTCGGCTTCAACCCCGACGTCCTTCTTCTGGACGAACCGCTTTCCGCCCTCGACGCCAGCCTGCGCGTGGAACTTCGCAGAGAAATCCGCCGTCTGCAGAAGGAACAGGGCATTACAGCCCTGCATGTGACGCACGATCAGGAAGAAGCGCTTTCCATGGCGGACAAGGTCGCCCTCATGTATCAGGGCAGACTCATCCAGATAGCCACGCCCCAGCAGCTTTACGACGCCCCGGTGAACCGCCGCGTGGCGGCCTTTGTGGGCCATGCCAACCTGTGGGACGGCGTCGTCGTCGATGCCGATACCGTGCGCGTGCCCTTCGGCGAGCTGCGCTGTTCCTGCGCGCCCTATACGAGCGGCGACAAGGTGACCGTGCTCGTGCGGCCCGAACGGGTGGTGCCCGACCCGGATCAGACGGTCAACGTGTTCGAGGGGGCCGTTTCCAGCGACGCCTTCCTGGGCGCCGTGCGCCGCTATGTCTTTTCCGTGGGCGGCTGCGGCATACAGGGCGAAACGGCGCGCAGGCGGCCGTTCTCGAAGGTCGGCATAGCGCCCGAGGCCGTACAGCTTCTGCCCTTTGAAGAAGCCTGAAAACGCCGTGTACGCGGCACTTCCCATAGAGGAGAAGATAATGAAGAAATTGTCCGGTTTTTTGGCTGTGGTCATGGCTGCCGCTCTGACCGTTCCTGCCGTGGCGGGGGCTTTCGAAGGTCCCGAGCTGTACCCCGGCGAACGTCAGCTTTATGAGGAAGCGCTGAAGGAAGGCATGGTGGTTTCCTTCGATACGGGGCCGACGTGGGCCAACTGGGCCAATCAGTTCAAGGCCTTCCAGCAGCGCTATAAGGGCGTGGAACTGGTGTACAACGACATCGGTTCCGGCGCCACCGTGGTTGCGCTGGACAAGACGCGCCGCCGTCCCCAGGCAGACACGGCCTATTATTTCGCCGCTTCCGCCATCGACGCCAAGGCCAAGAAGGTGCTCGAAGGCTATCGGCCCGTCAACTTCGACAAGCTTCCCGAAGCCTACCGCGACGCCGACGGCGAATGGTTCATCGTGCATCAGCTCGTGGTGGCCTTCCTTGTGAACAAGAAGCTGGTGGAAAACGTGCCCCAGTCCTGGGAAGATCTGCTCAAGCCCGAATACAAGAACAGCGTCGTCTACCTCGACCCGCGTTCCACCGGTCAGGGCCAGGTGCTGACCTTCGGCGCGGCCTACGGCAACGGCGGCAGCGTGGACAACGTGCTCCCCGGCATCGAATACCTCGCCAAGCTGCACAAGAACGGCAACGTGCTGCGTACCGAAGGCACCACTCCCTACGCCAAGTTCATCAAGGGTGAAATTCCCATCTGGATCGCCTATGAAGGCGACGGTCTGAAGGCCAAGCTCATCGACGGCATGGGCGACGACTGCGTGGTGGTCATTCCCAAGGAAGCCAGCGTGGCCGCTCCCTACGCCATGAGTCTGGTCAAGAACGGCCCCAACCCCAACGGCGGCAAGCTCTGGCTCAACTGGGTCATGTCCGACGCAGGTCAGGCCGTGTTCGTGGACGGCTTCGTCCGTCCTTCCGTTCCCACGGTGCAGATTCCCGAAAAGATGCGCGCGTACATGCCCGACGCTCCTCAGGTTCAGCCTCTGGATATCGTGAAGGCTTCCGCGCAGAAGAGCTTTATCGACGAGAACTGGACAAGGCTCGTCCTCGGTAAGTAATCCGGGCAAACAACCCGCTGCCGCTCCGGCCATGATTCCGGGGCGGCACGGGGCAGGTGATTTATGAATAAGACGATGAAGATACTGCTGCTGGCCCTGCCCGCCTTCGCCGTGCTGGTCATGTTTTTTCTGGTGCCTCTCGGCAGCGTGCTGGTGGAGCCCTTTTTCGACAAGGGGGAAGCTTTTTTCAGCCTGTGGAGCGATCCTCTGTTCCTGAAAGGACTTAAAGGAAGCACGCTTCTTGCGCTGACGGCAGGCGCGCTTTCCGTGATCGTCGGGGTACCTGTGGCCCTGCGCCTTTCCGTCATGAAGGAAAAGGCCCGGCTCTTCGCCATGTTCTGCATTTCCCTGCCCCTGACCTTTTCCGGCCTCATTGTCGCCTACGGATTCATTCTCTGCTTCGGCAGGGCGGGTTTCATCACGCTGCTGCTGGCGGAGGTGGGCGTTTCCCCCGACTGGGTGGCCGGACTTGTGTACAGCCCCGTGGGGCTGGCGCTCGCCTACTGCTATTACCTTATTCCCCGCGTCGTGCTGCTTCTGCTTCCGGCGCTGACCAACTTCGACAGGAGCCTGCTGGTGGCGGCCAATTCCATGGGCGCGACCAGACTCAGGGCCTTTTTCGACGTGCTTCTGCCGGAACTCATGCCCACCATAGGCGTGTCGTTCTGCCTTGTGGCCGCCGTGGCCTTCGGTGCGTACGGTACCGCTCTTGCCCTGGTCGGTTCCCAGGTGAACATTCTGCCGCTGCTTCTGTACAGCAGCATTTCCGACACGGGAACCAATTTTTCACAGGCCGCCGCCATTTCGCTGGTGCTGCTCGGCGCGTGCAGCATGATCATGGGCGTTGCGGAAGTCATCGCCATGCGCAGGGAACAGCGCCTGAAGAGGGCGTGAAGGAGCCGATATGCTGTATCTGACCGAAGGCGCGCTCTATGACGGAGCCATGCGTCTGGATGCGGAAACCATGACCTGGACGCCTGCCGAAGTTCCGGCGGGAGGCAGGGAAATTTCGGAAACGGAAGCCGTGCGCTGGCTTCAGAAGGAATCGGGTATGCCTCTGCGCGCCCCCGTGGCCGTCATCGGGCCGCGGGAAGCTTCCGACGAGGAACGCGCCACGGCGCGCGCTCTGGGTCAACGTCTGGCCGCTCTCGGCCTTACGGTGCTGTGCGGCGGCCGCCAGGGCGTCATGGAATCGGTATGTCTCGGCGTGCGCGAAGGCGGCGGCATTTCCGTGGGCCTTCTGCCTGAAGACGACTGGCGCAAGGGCAACAGCTACGTCACCGTGCCTGTGGCTACGGGCATAGGCATTGCGCGCAACGCGCTCATCGCCCGCGCGGCGGCGGCCGTGGTGGCCGTGGGCGGAGGTCTCGGAACCATTTCCGAAATCGCGCTTTCGCTGCAGTTCGGCAAGAGGGTGTTCGGTCTGTGCAGGCCCCCGTATGTGGAAGGGCTGCAGCTTGTCGATTCTCTGGACGAGGCCGAAGCCGGGCTTTGCCGCGCCGTTCTGGGCCTGCCCGATTAAAAAAACGTCATGTTTTGAAGCCGGAGGAAGCTTTCATGAAAGCTTCCTCCGGCTTTTTCCTTCGACTGCCGGGCGATGCGCCGCAGGTTGTCTGTTATGAAAAAACGGGCTTCCGCTTTTGCGGAAGCCCGTTTTCTGTTCACGGAGCGGGGAGGCCCGCCCCTTTTCAGTAGCGGTACATGTCGTTCTTGAAGGGGCCGTCCACGGGAACGCCGATGTAGTCGGCCTGCTTCTGCGTCAGCGTGGAGAGCTTCGCACCGAGGCGGGCGAGGTGGAGCCTTGCCACTTCCTCATCGAGTTTCTTGGGCAGAGTGTACACGCGCGCTTCGTGCTTGTTCGCGGCAAGATCCATCTGGGCGAGAACCTGGTTGGTGAAGGAGTTGGACATGACGAAGCTCGCATGGCCCGTGGCGCAGCCGAGGTTCACCAGGCGGCCTTCGGCCAGCACGATGATGGAACGGCCGGAGGGCAGGAACCACTTGTCCACCTGGGGCTTGATTTCCATCTTGCGGCATTCGGGATTGCCTTCCAGCCAGGACATCTGGATTTCGCTGTCGAAGTGGCCGATGTTGCACACGATGGCTTCGTCCTTCATGCCCATCATGTGTTCGCCGGTGATGACGTCGCAGTTGCCGGTGCAGGTGACGTAGATGTCGCCGTAGGGCAGGGCGTCTTCCATGGTGACGACCTGATACCCCTCCATGGCGGCCTGAAGCGCGCAGATGGGGTCGATTTCCGTAACGAGCACGCGGGCGCCGAAGCCGCGCATGGAGGCGGCGCAGCCCTTGCCCACATCGCCGTAGCCGCAGATGACCACGACCTTGCCGGCCACCATGATGTCGGTGGCGCGCTTGATGCCGTCGGCCAGGGATTCACGGCAGCCGTACAGGTTGTCGAACTTGGACTTGGTGACGGAGTCGTTCACGTTGATGGCCGGGAAGAGCAGCTTGCCTTCCTTTTCCATCTGATAGAGGCGATGCACGCCGGTGGTGGTTTCCTCGGACACGCCGCGCACCTTTTCGGCCACACGGTGCCAGCGGGCGGCGTCGTTCTTCAGAGAAAGGGCGATGCGTTCCATGATGATGCCTTCTTCCTTGCAGGAAGGAGCGCGGTCGAGCACGGAAGGATCGTTTTCCGCTTCCACACCCTTGTGGATGAGCAGCGTCGCGTCGCCGCCGTCGTCCACGATGAGGTCGGGGCCGGAGCCGTCGGGCCAGGTGAGGGCCATTTCCGTGCACCACCAGTAGTCTTCCAGAGATTCACCCTTCCAGGCGAAGACCTTGGCCATGCCCTGTTCCGCAATGGCCGCGGCGGCATGATCCTGCGTGGAGAAGATGTTGCAGGAGGCCCAGCGGATGTCGGCGCCGAGTTCGTACAGCGTGCGGATGAGCATGGCCGTCTGTATGGTCATGTGCAGAGAACCGCTGATTTTCAGGCCCTTGAGGGGCTTTTTGTCGCCGTAGCGGCGGATGAGTTCCATAAGGCCCGGCATTTCGCGTTCGGAAAGCTGGATTTCCTTCTTGCCGAAGTCGGCAAGGGAGATGTCTGCGACTTTGTAGTTCAGGGACAGATCGAGATTCTTGGCGGACATGTTGGCTCCATAGATGGGTTGGAAAAAGAAGGTTGAAAAGGTCACAGCCCGGCGGAAGGCGCGCCCGGGGCGTTCTTGCGGGCCAGAATGAGATGCAGTGCCAGATCTTTCTTCACGGGCTGACGGCGGTAGTCCACAATGGTCAGCCCCGTTTTGACGAGCGCGGCGGAAAGTTCATCCAGAGAAAAGCCGAGCCACCGGTCGCCGTACATGGTGCGCATGGATTCCTGGGTATGCTGATCGAAATCCGTGACCAGAACGAGGCCTCCCGGGTGCAGAACCCGCGCGATTTCCCCCAGCGACGTGGACGGACGGGAAAGATGATGCAGCACCAGATTGATGCAGATGAAGTCGGCCTCTCCGTCGCGCAGGGGCAGGTAGTCGAGCTCGCCTATGCGCAGGGAAATGCCGTTCATGTTGTCGCCGAAGCGGCGGCGCGCCAGTTCCAGCATACGGGGGGAATCATCCACGCCGATGAGTTCCCGGCAGACTCCGCGCAGATGCTCCAGCACCTCGCCCGTACCGCAGCCGAGATCCGCCGCGACGCCGCAGTTGTCGGGCACGGCGCGCAGAATCACGTCGGGCAGGGAGAAATCTCCCAGAATCTCGCGGTTCATCTCGTCCCAGTCGTCGGCTATCTCGTTGAAGAACTGCCGCGTTTTCAGGGCGCGTTCCTCAATGATGCGGGAAGCCATGTCGAGATCGGCCCGGCAGGATTCATCGTCCTGCATGAAGGCAATGACGCTGCTCAGAAATTCGTGCCCTTCCCCTTCCGTTTCGGCGGAATAGAATACCCACAGTCCGTCTCTCCGGGACTGGAGAAGCCCCGCTTCCGTAAGAATCTTGAGGTGCCGTGAAATGCGCGACTGCCCCATGCTCAGAAGCGAAACCAGTTCGTTGACGGAAAGTTCGTAATGAAAAAGCACCAGCGCAAGGCGCAGGCGCGTTTCGTCCGAAAGGGCCTTGAGATATCGAAGAGCTTTCATAACTTGTTGTAATGTTACAAATATCAAGATTTTTTGATGTAATATATCCGCTTATCCGCATATAGTCAAGAAGTTTGCCCGCGTACCCTTGGGGCGGAAGGGCGCGCGGGAAGCGGGAGCGTGCCGGCGACGGGCAGCCCCGGAGAACAGGGCGCGTGAACGATGCGCGCATGAGGAGAGAGGCTCACGGCGCTATGCGCCGAGAAACCAGTCGCCCCACAGGGCCTGACCAAGGGAAACGGCGCCGTCCCCTGCGGGGAAACGGCGCGGCACAAGCGGCGTAAGGCCGAGGCGTCGCATTTCTTCGGGCAGGCACGCAAGCAGGGTACGGTTGTTGAACACCCCGCCGCAGAGCGCCACGGTGCTGATGCCGCAGCCGTCGGCCGCAAGACGCGCCCAGCGGGCAAGGCCCCGTACAAGGCCGTCATGAAAGCGGCGGGCGGCTCTTCCTGGATGGCGGCAGTCGTTGGCGGCATGGCGGAACAGGGCCGCAACATCGGCTTCCAGCAGGCCGTCGCGTTCGATGAGGGGCAGATCGTACGCCCCCTGTTCGGAAGCATCCTGCGCCTCTTCCAGGCGGACGGCGGCCTGTCCTTCGTAGGTGATGTCGAAGCAGAGGCCGCACAGGGCGGCCACGGCATCGAACAGGCGGCCGCAGCTTGACGTTTTCGGGCAGTTTATGCCCTGCGTCATCATTTCCCGCACCATGGGCGCGAGGCGGGCGCGTTCCGGCGATCCTTCCAGCCAGGGACGGGGACGGTCGGGCAGATCGGCGGCCCTCCACAGGGCTTCCGCCGTTCTCCACGGCGAGCGGATGGCGGCTTCTCCTCCCGGCAGCAGAAAAGGTGAGAACCGGCCCAGCCGCTGCCATGCGCCGGGCCGTACGAGCAGCAGTTCCCCTCCCCAGACGGTGTCGTCGTCGCCGAGACCGGAACCGTCCAGCGCAAGGCCGAGTACGGGCCCGGTGAGACCGTGTTCCGCCATGACGGCGCAGACGTGCGCGACGTGATGCTGGAGAAACAGCTCCCGCAGGCCGTGCCTTTGAGCGACGTCGTCCGCAAGACGGCTGGAAAGAAAGTCGGGGTGCAGGTCGCGCACCACAAGACCCGGCTCCACCTCCAGAAGGCCCGTGAGGTGACGCAGCGTTTCCTCAAAGAAGGCGAGGTGTTCCGCCCGGCTCACGTCGCCGATATGCTGGCTGACGAAGGCTTCCGCTCCCCGCGTGAGACAGAAGGTGTGCTTGAGTTCCGCCCCGGCGGCGAATACGCAGTCCCCGGCCTCCCGCGCAGGGCGCGGAGGAAGGGAAAGGGGCGTAGGGACGAAGCCGCGCGCCCGGCGTACCATGAGTTCCGGGGCGCAGGGCGCGTGTTCCTTCTCTTCGCCGGGGAAGACGACGGAATCGTCCACGCGCACGAGGATGTCGCGGTCGTGAAAAAGGAAGAGGTCGGCCATGTCGCCGAGGCGTTTTTTCGCTTCGCGGTTGCCGAGGCAGATGGGCGCGCCGTGAGGATTGCCCGAGGTCATGACCAGGGCGCTCAGAGCGTCTTCCTTGTTGCCGCCCGCCCATTCCGGGTGAAAGAGCAGATGATGCAGCGGGGTGGAAGGCAGCATGATGCCTATGCTTGCGCTGTCCGGCGCGAGAAGGGCGGGAAGAACATCCTCCCCTTCGCCCGCCCGTTTGCGCGGGCAGATGACGATGGGCCTTGCGGGTGAGAGAAGGAGATCCCGCGCGCCCCTGCCGATATGGGCGAAGCGGGAGGCGCTTTCCACATCCGCCGCCATGACGGCAAGGGCCTTGTGCGGTCTTGCCTTGCGGCGGCGAAGCTCCGCCACGGCCGATTCGTTGTGCGCGTCGCAGACGAGGTGAAAGCCGCCGAGTCCCCTGACGGCTGCGATACGCCCTTTTCCGAGTTCGGCAAGAAGCGCGGGGATTGCGGCTTTTCCCATGATGACGCCGTCGGCAAGGCCGCAGAGCTTTCTGCGCTTTTCGTACACCGCCGCAAGAGCGGGGGACTCTGTCTGCGGCAGGGGGGCGTTCAGCTCGTTTTCGTATCTGCCGTCTTCCAGCCAGAGAACGGGGCCGCAGTCCGGGCAGGCGTCGGGCTGGGCATGGAAGCGACGGTCGGCGGGGTTGTGATATTCTTCCGCGCAGGGCCCGCACATGGGAAAGCACGCCATGCTGGTCACGGGCCTGTCGTAGGGGATGGAACGCGTGATGGTGTAGCGCGGCCCGCAGTTCGTGCAGTTGGTGAAGGCGTAGCCGAAGCGGCGGTTTTCCGGGTCGGCCATGTCGTCGAGACAGTCGGAACAGGGAGCGACGTCGGGGCTGACCAGCACGCTGTGGCCGCGGTGCTTTCCGGCGGAACTTTCTTCGATGCGGAAGGAATCTTCCCCCTCCAGCAGGGGGGCGTCCCTCCTCGTCAGGGAGGCGATGCGCGCAAGGGGCGGCAGGTGTTCGGAAAAACGTGAGAAGAGAAGAAGCGCGTTTTCTTCTCCCTGCACTTCTATGCGCACGCCTTCGGGGGTGTTGCCCACAAAGCCCGTGAGTCTGAGCCTTGCGGCTTCGCGGTAGATGAAGGGCCGGAAGCCCACGCCCTGAACCTGTCCGGTGAGAATGTAGATGTGCCTTGTCCTCATGCTTCCTCCACAGGGGAATATAGCTTCCGTTTCCGTCGAAGGAAAGCTTCCGGTTTTTTCGGGAAAGGGGGGCGTCGCTTTTTTCCTTGAGAATGCGTCCGCAATAACATAGGATCATGCCTCTGGAATCCGCCGAGAGAGGCTTTTTCCGCCGGGAGGCGGGGCGGCGGGTTTCGCCGGGGAACTTCCATACCGAAGTTTGCTCCCATGGCGGCGGCGCCCGGCCGCCCGGCCTGCGGCCCCGGAATTTCCGCGTGTATAAGGAACGGAATATGTCGAAATTTATGTTGCAGGAACGCACCCTCGGCCAGATGCTGGACGAAACCGTCAGGCGTTTCCCCGATCGTGAGGCCCTCGTGTATGTGGGGCACGATTACCGGCAGACCTGGAGCGAGTTTGCCGACACCGTGGACAGGCTGGGACGGGGCCTGATGGCGCTGGGCGTCGAACCCGGCGAAAAAATAGCCCTCTGGGCCACCAACGTGCCGAACTGGGTGTCGCTCATGTTCGCGGCCGCCCGCATAGGAGCCACGCTCCTGGCGGTGAACACCAACTACCGCGACAGCGAACTCGAGTACCTCATCCGTCAGTCCGAGTGCGAAAATTTCT includes the following:
- a CDS encoding ArsR/SmtB family transcription factor; translation: MKALRYLKALSDETRLRLALVLFHYELSVNELVSLLSMGQSRISRHLKILTEAGLLQSRRDGLWVFYSAETEGEGHEFLSSVIAFMQDDESCRADLDMASRIIEERALKTRQFFNEIADDWDEMNREILGDFSLPDVILRAVPDNCGVAADLGCGTGEVLEHLRGVCRELIGVDDSPRMLELARRRFGDNMNGISLRIGELDYLPLRDGEADFICINLVLHHLSRPSTSLGEIARVLHPGGLVLVTDFDQHTQESMRTMYGDRWLGFSLDELSAALVKTGLTIVDYRRQPVKKDLALHLILARKNAPGAPSAGL
- a CDS encoding TIGR00725 family protein; the encoded protein is MLYLTEGALYDGAMRLDAETMTWTPAEVPAGGREISETEAVRWLQKESGMPLRAPVAVIGPREASDEERATARALGQRLAALGLTVLCGGRQGVMESVCLGVREGGGISVGLLPEDDWRKGNSYVTVPVATGIGIARNALIARAAAAVVAVGGGLGTISEIALSLQFGKRVFGLCRPPYVEGLQLVDSLDEAEAGLCRAVLGLPD
- the ahcY gene encoding adenosylhomocysteinase, translated to MSAKNLDLSLNYKVADISLADFGKKEIQLSEREMPGLMELIRRYGDKKPLKGLKISGSLHMTIQTAMLIRTLYELGADIRWASCNIFSTQDHAAAAIAEQGMAKVFAWKGESLEDYWWCTEMALTWPDGSGPDLIVDDGGDATLLIHKGVEAENDPSVLDRAPSCKEEGIIMERIALSLKNDAARWHRVAEKVRGVSEETTTGVHRLYQMEKEGKLLFPAINVNDSVTKSKFDNLYGCRESLADGIKRATDIMVAGKVVVICGYGDVGKGCAASMRGFGARVLVTEIDPICALQAAMEGYQVVTMEDALPYGDIYVTCTGNCDVITGEHMMGMKDEAIVCNIGHFDSEIQMSWLEGNPECRKMEIKPQVDKWFLPSGRSIIVLAEGRLVNLGCATGHASFVMSNSFTNQVLAQMDLAANKHEARVYTLPKKLDEEVARLHLARLGAKLSTLTQKQADYIGVPVDGPFKNDMYRY
- a CDS encoding ABC transporter permease, translated to MNKTMKILLLALPAFAVLVMFFLVPLGSVLVEPFFDKGEAFFSLWSDPLFLKGLKGSTLLALTAGALSVIVGVPVALRLSVMKEKARLFAMFCISLPLTFSGLIVAYGFILCFGRAGFITLLLAEVGVSPDWVAGLVYSPVGLALAYCYYLIPRVVLLLLPALTNFDRSLLVAANSMGATRLRAFFDVLLPELMPTIGVSFCLVAAVAFGAYGTALALVGSQVNILPLLLYSSISDTGTNFSQAAAISLVLLGACSMIMGVAEVIAMRREQRLKRA
- a CDS encoding extracellular solute-binding protein; protein product: MKKLSGFLAVVMAAALTVPAVAGAFEGPELYPGERQLYEEALKEGMVVSFDTGPTWANWANQFKAFQQRYKGVELVYNDIGSGATVVALDKTRRRPQADTAYYFAASAIDAKAKKVLEGYRPVNFDKLPEAYRDADGEWFIVHQLVVAFLVNKKLVENVPQSWEDLLKPEYKNSVVYLDPRSTGQGQVLTFGAAYGNGGSVDNVLPGIEYLAKLHKNGNVLRTEGTTPYAKFIKGEIPIWIAYEGDGLKAKLIDGMGDDCVVVIPKEASVAAPYAMSLVKNGPNPNGGKLWLNWVMSDAGQAVFVDGFVRPSVPTVQIPEKMRAYMPDAPQVQPLDIVKASAQKSFIDENWTRLVLGK